The Mustela erminea isolate mMusErm1 chromosome 6, mMusErm1.Pri, whole genome shotgun sequence genome includes a region encoding these proteins:
- the GPR182 gene encoding G-protein coupled receptor 182, which yields MSVKDNMAPAPTEGFTTTPASDFGEIHNWNELLSFFNHTLPECHMELREDTKQVILFVLYLAIFVVGLVENLLVIWVSWRCLGRAGLLNLYVLNMAIADLGIVLSLPVWMLEVMLDYTWLWGSFSCRFTHYFYFANMYSSIFFLVCLSIDRYVTLTSTSHSWQRHQHRMRRAVCAGVWVLSAIIPLPEVVHIQLVESSEPMCLFMAPFETYSTWALAVAMCTTILGFLLPFPLMVVFNVLTACRLRQAGWPEGRRHCLLVCAYVVIFAICWLPYHVTLLLLTLHGTHIVLHCYLVHLLYFFYDVIDCFAMLHCVVNPILYNFLSPRFRDQLLSAVVHYLPKARTRADRQASLSSSSSTQHSIIITKEGAQPAAAVPQDHQA from the coding sequence ATGTCGGTCAAGGACAACATGGCACCTGCCCCCACAGAAGGCTTCACCACGACACCTGCTAGTGACTTCGGAGAGATCCACAACTGGAATGAGCTGCTCTCCTTCTTCAACCACACCTTGCCCGAGTGCCACATGGAGCTCCGAGAGGACACCAAGCAGGTGATCCTCTTTGTCCTCTACCTGGCCATCTTTGTGGTGGGCCTGGTGGAGAACCTCCTGGTGATATGGGTCAGCTGGCGCTGCTTGGGCCGGGCGGGGCTGCTGAACCTCTACGTCCTCAACATGGCCATCGCAGACCTGGGCATCGTCCTGTCTCTGCCCGTGTGGATGCTGGAGGTCATGCTGGACTACACCTGGCTCTGGGGCAGCTTCTCCTGCCGCTTCACGCACTACTTCTACTTTGCCAACATGTACAGCAGCATCTTCTTCCTGGTGTGCCTCAGCATCGACCGCTACGTCACCCTCACCAGCACGTCACACTCCTGGCAGCGCCACCAGCACCGAATGCGGCGGGCCGTGTGTGCAGGAGTTTGGGTCCTCTCGGCCATCATCCCACTGCCCGAGGTGGTGCACATCCAGCTGGTAGAGAGCTCCGAGCCCATGTGCCTCTTCATGGCGCCCTTTGAAACCTACAGCACGTGGGCCCTGGCCGTGGCCATGTGTACCACCATCCTGGGCTTCCTACTGCCCTTCCCGCTCATGGTGGTCTTCAACGTGCTGACGGCCTGCCGGCTTCGGCAGGCGGGATGGCCTGAGGGCCGGCGCCACTGCCTCCTGGTGTGTGCCTACGTGGTCATCTTCGCCATCTGCTGGCTGCCCTACCACGTGACCCTGCTCCTGCTCACACTTCACGGGACCCACATCGTCCTCCACTGCTACCTGGTCCACCTGCTGTACTTCTTCTACGACGTCATTGACTGCTTCGCCATGCTCCACTGTGTGGTCAACCCTATCCTTTACAACTTCCTCAGCCCGAGATTCCGGGACCAGCTGCTGAGTGCCGTGGTCCATTACCTTCCCAAGGCCCGGACCAGGGCAGACAGACAGGcttccttgtcctcctcctcctccactcagCATTCCATCATCATCACCAAGGAGGGCGCCCAGCCTGCTGCGGCAGTCCCCCAGGACCACCAAGCCTGA